A window from Enterocloster bolteae encodes these proteins:
- a CDS encoding GntR family transcriptional regulator: protein MEKDNSLTNKAYETIRQQIFDFDLFPGQIVSDYLLSKELNMSRTPIRQALMRLKNEGLLEEQIGKKNYRVSTITKEDIQDLFDFREGIETTAFMLSWRNGITPEQLENLQEITDKMKETKDAGQAKEHFFYDQQFHNELVALSNNKRLIKAHDEILLQLTRMRFLSFLENSLQSKACMKHQAIIDAIKDQDYERGRQAVIDHVRSSRDDYINLFGNGLSANSLCLLRYFTRSPETDSKEDE from the coding sequence ATGGAAAAAGACAACAGCTTGACAAATAAAGCCTATGAAACCATACGGCAGCAGATTTTTGATTTCGATCTGTTTCCGGGGCAAATCGTATCCGACTATCTTCTCAGCAAGGAGCTGAATATGAGCCGTACCCCCATCAGACAGGCACTCATGCGCCTTAAAAATGAGGGACTGCTGGAAGAACAAATCGGTAAGAAGAACTACCGTGTTTCTACCATTACAAAAGAAGATATACAGGATCTCTTTGATTTTCGGGAAGGGATTGAGACTACCGCCTTCATGCTTTCCTGGCGTAATGGGATTACCCCTGAGCAGCTGGAAAACCTTCAGGAAATCACCGATAAGATGAAAGAAACAAAGGATGCCGGACAGGCCAAAGAACATTTTTTTTATGATCAGCAGTTTCATAATGAATTGGTTGCACTGTCCAACAATAAGCGGCTTATAAAAGCCCATGATGAGATACTGCTTCAGCTGACCAGAATGCGGTTTCTCTCTTTTTTGGAAAATTCACTGCAGAGTAAAGCGTGTATGAAGCATCAGGCTATCATAGACGCCATTAAGGACCAGGATTATGAGCGCGGGCGCCAGGCCGTCATTGATCATGTGCGTTCATCGCGGGATGATTATATTAATCTGTTCGGCAACGGACTGTCGGCTAATTCCCTTTGTCTGTTGCGTTATTTTACAAGAAGTCCTGAAACGGATTCAAAAGAGGATGAATAA
- a CDS encoding sugar phosphate isomerase/epimerase family protein, producing MEHSLFPFRTGFQCVLESKEQLPQLRRLFGLLHREGFYGVELNLPDLDLIKPEELKSLLNEYQMKMNMLATGVYAKTHGLSLSSGIPEERMRAVNGCKRNIDYAASMGCGIIIGFLKGGPGSDREVSERLFLESMLELKPYIEEKKVQVLIEATNHKEASIIRTLKEGAHVINFLDCPFIQLLADTYHMNIEEPSLVDSLSEYMNYYPHLHISDDNRAYPGLGSLDFTAIYRKLMECGYKGTVAVEGNIQHGLLEDTQICAAYLHKMCSGLHTPSRVPSHAV from the coding sequence ATGGAACATTCATTATTTCCCTTTCGGACCGGCTTTCAATGTGTCCTGGAATCAAAGGAGCAGCTTCCCCAACTGAGAAGACTATTTGGCCTTTTGCACCGGGAAGGCTTTTATGGGGTTGAGTTAAACTTACCTGATTTGGATTTAATAAAACCAGAGGAACTAAAGTCATTATTAAATGAATATCAGATGAAAATGAACATGCTGGCAACGGGAGTGTATGCGAAAACACATGGTCTGTCACTCAGTTCAGGTATTCCTGAGGAAAGGATGAGGGCTGTTAACGGTTGTAAGAGGAACATTGATTATGCTGCATCCATGGGTTGCGGAATTATAATCGGTTTCTTAAAAGGAGGCCCCGGCAGTGACCGTGAAGTTTCAGAACGGCTTTTTCTGGAATCCATGCTGGAATTAAAGCCATATATAGAAGAAAAGAAAGTGCAGGTCCTTATTGAGGCAACCAATCACAAGGAGGCATCTATTATAAGGACTCTGAAGGAAGGGGCACACGTGATTAATTTTCTGGACTGTCCGTTCATACAGCTTCTGGCAGATACATACCATATGAATATTGAAGAACCATCGCTGGTAGATTCCCTTTCAGAGTATATGAATTATTATCCCCATCTGCATATTTCGGATGATAACCGGGCGTATCCGGGTCTGGGCAGCCTTGATTTTACCGCCATATACAGGAAACTGATGGAGTGCGGATACAAGGGAACCGTGGCTGTGGAGGGGAATATACAGCATGGTCTGCTGGAGGATACACAAATATGCGCGGCATACCTGCATAAAATGTGCAGCGGTTTGCACACCCCCTCCCGTGTTCCTTCCCACGCGGTTTAA
- the dctP gene encoding TRAP transporter substrate-binding protein DctP gives MRKMMKRIAAATIGMAIVMTSTACSSGTGSTTAAPENKETTAVQSAAEEKKEDPAAAPEETYTLMFGHAQTETHPYQACFQEWADAVAEKTNGGLVIDLYPSNTLGSEEDIINSFKDSDTNWGYNTDFARLGTYVPELAMFNLPYFVETMDDINAVKELDMVKEWINKLETENDIKVVSLNLVQGYRNVVAGKPVLKPDDLKGLTLRCPNTEIWRAAVSSLGCSVQGMGRGDIYNNLVNKVIDGYEDVYPCIVSESYYEIKNVNTISETHNILLLNPVVVDAGWFNSLPKEYQDALIETCDQACNSCSDKMLGEFTEEAKQKCIDEGMTVIDHSEIDTDAFREAAKASYEQLGLTDTYNEIMSALGK, from the coding sequence ATGAGAAAAATGATGAAACGTATTGCAGCAGCAACAATAGGAATGGCAATTGTAATGACATCAACCGCTTGCTCCTCCGGCACCGGAAGTACCACGGCAGCTCCGGAGAATAAAGAGACCACGGCCGTTCAATCTGCCGCTGAAGAAAAGAAGGAGGACCCAGCCGCTGCACCGGAAGAAACCTACACTCTGATGTTCGGACATGCCCAGACAGAAACCCATCCATATCAGGCATGTTTCCAGGAATGGGCTGATGCGGTGGCGGAGAAAACAAACGGCGGTCTTGTGATTGACCTTTATCCCAGCAATACCCTTGGATCCGAGGAGGATATTATTAATTCATTTAAGGATTCAGACACAAACTGGGGTTACAACACAGATTTTGCCAGGCTGGGTACCTATGTGCCTGAGCTGGCTATGTTTAACCTTCCTTATTTTGTTGAGACCATGGACGATATTAATGCAGTAAAGGAACTGGACATGGTAAAAGAATGGATTAATAAACTGGAAACAGAGAACGATATAAAGGTGGTATCCCTTAATCTGGTACAGGGTTACCGAAATGTAGTGGCAGGCAAGCCAGTCCTGAAACCCGACGACTTAAAAGGACTCACCTTACGCTGCCCCAACACGGAAATCTGGCGGGCTGCTGTCAGCTCACTGGGCTGCAGTGTACAGGGAATGGGCCGCGGCGACATCTATAACAACCTTGTGAATAAGGTAATCGACGGCTATGAGGATGTTTATCCATGTATTGTTTCTGAAAGTTATTATGAGATAAAGAATGTGAACACAATCTCCGAAACACATAATATTCTTCTGTTAAATCCTGTGGTAGTTGACGCCGGCTGGTTCAACAGCCTTCCAAAGGAATATCAGGATGCCCTGATTGAGACATGTGACCAGGCATGCAATTCCTGTTCCGACAAAATGCTGGGCGAATTCACCGAGGAGGCAAAGCAGAAGTGTATTGATGAGGGTATGACTGTAATTGACCATTCTGAAATCGACACAGACGCATTCCGCGAGGCTGCCAAGGCGTCTTACGAACAGCTTGGCCTGACCGATACCTACAATGAAATTATGAGTGCACTTGGTAAATAA
- a CDS encoding TRAP transporter small permease, producing MKKFFEILNKAELAITMTCVVGFTSVLMLGAAVRLLGHPLNWCNDVALLMLAWTTFLGGDVAFRAGRMVNVDILIAKLPVRFQKAVAVMVYAVLLVMMFMMVKQGALLCVNVGKRTLEGIPFLSYVWVAASIPVGFSLMFITAVKRLYDLMMSSDTTVISKM from the coding sequence ATGAAAAAGTTTTTTGAGATTCTGAATAAAGCGGAGCTTGCAATTACCATGACCTGTGTTGTGGGGTTCACATCCGTGCTGATGCTGGGAGCTGCGGTACGCCTGCTGGGACATCCGCTGAACTGGTGTAATGATGTGGCACTGCTCATGTTGGCCTGGACCACCTTTCTGGGCGGTGACGTGGCCTTCCGGGCAGGCAGAATGGTGAATGTGGATATATTGATTGCCAAACTGCCGGTCAGGTTCCAAAAGGCCGTTGCCGTCATGGTATATGCTGTTTTATTGGTAATGATGTTCATGATGGTAAAACAAGGTGCCCTGCTTTGTGTGAATGTGGGCAAAAGAACGCTGGAGGGCATTCCCTTTCTCAGTTACGTGTGGGTTGCCGCCTCTATTCCGGTAGGTTTCTCCCTGATGTTTATAACGGCTGTCAAACGTCTGTATGACCTGATGATGTCATCAGATACAACCGTCATTTCAAAAATGTAA